The genomic region TACAAAAAGGTTTTGCTTATAGGAGCCGATAAAATGTCTTCTATTATAGATTACACAGATAGAACTACCTGTATTATTTTTGGAGATGGTGCTGGCGCAACTTTGTTCGAACCCAATGAAGAGGGACTAGGACTACAGGACGAATATTTAAGAAGCGATGGAATAGGCAGGGATTTCTTAAAAATTGAAGCTGGAGGCTCTATACTACCGGCTTCTGAAGAAACTGTAAAAAACAAACAGCATTTTGTTTTTCAAGATGGTAAAACAGTTTTCAAATTTGCCGTATCCAATATGGCAGATGTGGCAGAAAAAATTATGACACGCAATAACCTAACAAACGATGATGTACAATGGTTGGTACCACACCAGGCTAACAAGCGCATTATAGACGCTACCGCCAATAGGGTACAGCTGGATCCATCGAAGGTAATGGTTAATATTCAAAAATATGGTAACACCACTTCAGCAACACTTCCTTTACTTCTTGCCGATTACGAAAAGCAATTAAAAAAAGGTGATAACTTAGTGTTCGCTGCTTTTGGAGGTGGATTTACTTGGGGATCCATTTATTTAAAATGGGCATATAATGCATAACAACAGAACTCATCACTAATAAAACTCAATCATGGATTTAAAAGAGATTCAAAGTTTAATCAAATTCGTGGCAAAATCCGGTGCAAGCGAAGTAAAGCTTGAAATGGAGGATGTAAAAATTACAATTAGAACAGGGTCTGAGGACAAGAAGGGCGAAAGTACTACTTACGTTCAGCAAATTCCTGTAAACCAACCAATGCCACAACAGGGAGCTCCAGCTCCACAACCTGCAGCAGCTCAAGGAGAAGTAGAAGCTACTCCTGCTAAATCTGCCGCAGACGAAGACAGCAAATACATTACCGTAAAATCTCCTATTATAGGAACCTTCTATAGAAAACCATCACCAGACAAACCCAATTTCGTGGAAGTAGGCGATAGTATTTCTAAGGGCGATGTGCTTTGTATTATTGAAGCTATGAAACTTTTCAATGAAATTGAATCAGAAGTTTCTGGTAAAATCGTAAAAGTGTTGGTTGATGAATCTTCTCCTGTAGAATTTGATCAACCATTATTTTTGGTAGACCCATCATAGAAATTTTGAATAGACCGTTTAAATAATGTAACTACCAAGTTCATTGTTTAAAATAAATCAAACCCTCTAGGAGGGATTCAAAATTTAGATTTCAAAATTTAAAATTTCAGAGATGTTTAAAAAAATATTGATCGCAAATAGAGGGGAAATAGCGCTGCGCGTTATTAGAACCTGTAAAGAGATGGGTATAAAAACGGTAGCTGTGTACTCCAAGGCAGACGAAGAGAGTTTGCACGTGAGGTTTGCTGATGAAGCCGTTTGTATTGGTCCACCGCCAAGTAAAGACTCTTATCTCAAAATCGCAAATATTATAGCTGCTGCAGAAATTACCAATGCAGACGCCATTCACCCTGGTTATGGGTTTCTATCTGAAAATGCTAATTTTTCAAGAATTTGTAAGGAGCACGGTATCAAATTTATTGGCGCTGGTCCCGAAATGATTGAAAAAATGGGAGATAAGGCTACAGCCAAAGCTACCATGAGAGCAGCAAAAGTGCCTACAGTCCCAGGATCCGAAGGTTTATTGAAGTCCATTGAAGACGCCAAAAAAATAGCCAAGGAAATGGGTTATCCAGTTATGCTTAAAGCAACTGCTGGTGGTGGTGGTAAAGGGATGCGTGCCGTTTGGAAAGAAGAAGACCTTCAAAAAGCATACGAAAGTGCCAAACAAGAAGCTGGTGCGTCTTTTGGTAACGATGGTATGTATATGGAAAAACTTATTGAGGAACCACGCCACATTGAAATTCAAGTGGTAGGAGACCAATTTGGGAAAGCATGTCACCTTTCTGAAAGAGATTGTTCTGTACAAAGACGTCACCAAAAACTTACCGAAGAAACACCTTCTCCATTTATGACCGATGAGTTACGGGAGAAAATGGGTAAAGCCGCTGTAAAAGCTGCCGAATATATTAAGTATGAAGGAGCTGGAACCGTTGAGTTTCTAGTGGATAAGCACAGAAACTTCTACTTTATGGAAATGAACACCCGTATACAAGTAGAGCACCCTATAACAGAACAGGTTATTGATTACGATTTAATTCGTGAGCAAATTCTAGTCGCTGCCGGTGTGCCAATTTCAGGAAAAAATTATTATCCAAAATTACATTCTATTGAGTGTAGGATTAATGCCGAAGACCCATACAACGACTTTAGGCCGTCTCCAGGTAGAATTACTACTTTACACGCGCCTGGAGGGCATGGTGTACGTTTAGACACCCATGTGTATAGTGGTTACATTATACCGCCTAATTACGATTCGATGATCGCCAAATTAATTACCACTGCCCAAACTAGGGAAGAGGCCATAAATAAAATGAAGCGCGCTCTGGATGAATTTGTTATCGAAGGGATTAAAACCACGATTCCATTCCACAGACAATTAATGGACGAGCCAGATTATGTTTCTGGAAACTACACAACCAAATTTATGGAGACTTTCAAAATGAAGCCTCCAGTAGAAGAAGAATAAAGTTTTTTCTTTTTAAATATATACCCGTATCATTTTATACATTTGATACGGGTTTTTTATTTTTACGTATGCTGAAAAAATTTCTACGCTTTATTTTTAAAATCTTGGTCTGGTTTATAATTATATCTACCGGACTAGTGCTTTTTTATAAATGGGTTCCTGTTCCCGCCACTCCACTTATGGTAATAAGAAGTGTACAACAAAAGCAGGACGGTAAAGCTATTACCTGGAAGCACGACTGGGTCTCCATGGATCACATTTCAAAAAATTTACAATTGGCCGTTATTTGCAGCGAAGACCAAAAATTCTTACAGCACAATGGTTTCGATGTTGAAGCTATAGAAAAAGTCATTGAATCCAATAAAAAGGGTAAAAAATTACGTGGCGCCAGCACCATAAGTCAACAAACAGCCAAAAATGTTTTTCTCTGGCCAGGAAGAAGTTGGGTGCGTAAAGGTTTTGAAGTCTATTTCACGTTTTTAATAGAATTGCTATGGAGCAAAGAGCGAATTTTGGAAGTATATTTAAACAGCATTGAAATGGGAGATGGTGTTTATGGAGCGGAAGCGGCTTCCCAATTTTGGTTCCGTAAAACCGCTAAAACATTATCTCCACAGGAAGCCGCGGCCATAGCGGCTATTTTGCCAAATCCTTTGCGTTTTAAAGCCTCTCCTGCCTCCGGCTATATACAAACACGTAAAAACTGGATCGTTCGGCAAATGGGCTTCTATGGGCCTCTTCAGTTTTCCAAGTAAAATTAGATAATTAGAATCTTTACAAATTAACCTAAAAACGAAATTTTTTGTAAATTATTCTATATATTGGGATAATAATCCTAATCTAAATATCCATGAGACTACAAGAACAATTAGCCTTCTGCAAGCAGTGCGAAAAAAGATCTTTCGATTCTTCAACCGGAATCTTCTGCTCAGTAACTCAACAAAAACCAAATTTTATAGACAACTGCTCAGATTTTGCGCAAGATGAAAAACAGCTAAAAAAATCGGAACGAATGGAAGTACAAAAATCCAACAAAGCCCAAGTAGCCATAGCTATCGGTGTTATATTTATTGTCCTTAGAATTATTCTTCGAATTCTGAGGGATTGATCGCAGTAATCTTAAAAGGCTTTTATTTCCAATATACATCCCTAAAAACTATTTTATTAAACAAATAATCAGTTTTTCTAGCAATCTGCTATGCTGTATTTTTGCATTTGTACAGATATACCAAAGAGTTGGATCTCTTTAATTTTAAACCATGGAAAAGAGTTTAAAGAAACATATTATAAGCAAATGCCAAGAACTATTAAATGAACGTCATTATCAGATTCAAAAATCCATAGCTGCCATAGAAGAATCTTTAACTTCAGAAACTAAAAGCAGTGCGGGCGATAAACACGAAACAGGGCGGGCTATGCTTCAACTGGAACGTGAAAAAGCCGGTAATCGTTTAAAGGAAATCGAAGCCATGTTTCAAGCATTTTCTATAATAAAATTACAAAGTACTTCCGAAGTAGGTCAGAAAAAAATCCGCACCGGAAGCCTTGTTGAAACTGAAAATGGTTTTTATTTCATATCTGTTTCTTTGGGCGTGATTACCATCGATAAAAAAACTGTTTACTGTATCTCTCCCCAGTCCCCAATAGGTAATTTGCTCCTTGGAAAAGAACTCGGCAACACCATTACTTTTAGAGCAACCAGCGCTAAAATTCTTTCCATCTTATAAAATTTTAAAAATCTTTAGTTCTGCACGCAACCTTTTTTGTTTTTCACCCTCTACTATAAAAGGTTAAACTTAAAGTAAAGATTTTAAATGAAAACAAGAAAAT from Galbibacter sp. BG1 harbors:
- a CDS encoding beta-ketoacyl-ACP synthase III, producing MNRLKAAITAVGAYVPEYVLTNQILETMVDTNDDWITSRTGIKQRHILKEEGKGTSYLAIKAAEDLLNKSGANPEEIDMVIVATATPDLPVAATAAYVASQIGAVNAFAYDLQAACSSFLYGMSTASSYIESGRYKKVLLIGADKMSSIIDYTDRTTCIIFGDGAGATLFEPNEEGLGLQDEYLRSDGIGRDFLKIEAGGSILPASEETVKNKQHFVFQDGKTVFKFAVSNMADVAEKIMTRNNLTNDDVQWLVPHQANKRIIDATANRVQLDPSKVMVNIQKYGNTTSATLPLLLADYEKQLKKGDNLVFAAFGGGFTWGSIYLKWAYNA
- the accB gene encoding acetyl-CoA carboxylase biotin carboxyl carrier protein; this translates as MDLKEIQSLIKFVAKSGASEVKLEMEDVKITIRTGSEDKKGESTTYVQQIPVNQPMPQQGAPAPQPAAAQGEVEATPAKSAADEDSKYITVKSPIIGTFYRKPSPDKPNFVEVGDSISKGDVLCIIEAMKLFNEIESEVSGKIVKVLVDESSPVEFDQPLFLVDPS
- the accC gene encoding acetyl-CoA carboxylase biotin carboxylase subunit, whose amino-acid sequence is MFKKILIANRGEIALRVIRTCKEMGIKTVAVYSKADEESLHVRFADEAVCIGPPPSKDSYLKIANIIAAAEITNADAIHPGYGFLSENANFSRICKEHGIKFIGAGPEMIEKMGDKATAKATMRAAKVPTVPGSEGLLKSIEDAKKIAKEMGYPVMLKATAGGGGKGMRAVWKEEDLQKAYESAKQEAGASFGNDGMYMEKLIEEPRHIEIQVVGDQFGKACHLSERDCSVQRRHQKLTEETPSPFMTDELREKMGKAAVKAAEYIKYEGAGTVEFLVDKHRNFYFMEMNTRIQVEHPITEQVIDYDLIREQILVAAGVPISGKNYYPKLHSIECRINAEDPYNDFRPSPGRITTLHAPGGHGVRLDTHVYSGYIIPPNYDSMIAKLITTAQTREEAINKMKRALDEFVIEGIKTTIPFHRQLMDEPDYVSGNYTTKFMETFKMKPPVEEE
- the mtgA gene encoding monofunctional biosynthetic peptidoglycan transglycosylase codes for the protein MLKKFLRFIFKILVWFIIISTGLVLFYKWVPVPATPLMVIRSVQQKQDGKAITWKHDWVSMDHISKNLQLAVICSEDQKFLQHNGFDVEAIEKVIESNKKGKKLRGASTISQQTAKNVFLWPGRSWVRKGFEVYFTFLIELLWSKERILEVYLNSIEMGDGVYGAEAASQFWFRKTAKTLSPQEAAAIAAILPNPLRFKASPASGYIQTRKNWIVRQMGFYGPLQFSK
- a CDS encoding GreA/GreB family elongation factor; this encodes MEKSLKKHIISKCQELLNERHYQIQKSIAAIEESLTSETKSSAGDKHETGRAMLQLEREKAGNRLKEIEAMFQAFSIIKLQSTSEVGQKKIRTGSLVETENGFYFISVSLGVITIDKKTVYCISPQSPIGNLLLGKELGNTITFRATSAKILSIL